A single genomic interval of Spirosoma taeanense harbors:
- a CDS encoding dihydrolipoamide acetyltransferase family protein, producing MLIDMVMPKMGESIMECTVITWLKQPGDRLEADESVLEVATDKVDTEVPAPQNGILKEILVNDGDVVAVGAPIARIETEETVGAEPTTPAGAGPDNADQTPVGVGDLANVQAEAEAAPEADVATAAHDLEASISAMSSRGTPGKAVAASATTLAATPETEAAPVFANRFYSPLVLNIAKEEGVSRDELDRIPGSGADNRVTKKDILAYVSNRAEAPQAQPASIPAEAAPALTRSEPQPVPATPVNGKTNGSISGQTDIIQMDRMRKMIAQRMVESKQTSPHVSSFVEADLTPVVQWRTRMKDQFKQQTGENLTYTPILVEAIVKAIKDFPMINVSVEGDSIIVKKSVNIGMAVALPNGNLIVPVIHDADQYNLVGLTRKVNDLTKRARENKLTADDLAGGTYTISNIGTFGNLMGTPIIVQPQVAIMAFGAIVKKPAVIETPQGDFIGIRQLMFLSHSYDHRVVDGSLGGQFVRRVADYLEQFDLERRL from the coding sequence ATGCTCATCGACATGGTTATGCCCAAAATGGGCGAAAGTATTATGGAATGCACGGTCATTACGTGGCTCAAACAGCCCGGCGACCGTCTTGAAGCCGACGAATCCGTGCTGGAAGTGGCCACCGACAAGGTCGACACCGAAGTTCCGGCTCCGCAGAACGGCATTTTGAAAGAGATTTTGGTCAACGACGGCGACGTAGTGGCCGTTGGCGCGCCGATTGCCCGCATTGAAACCGAAGAGACCGTCGGCGCTGAACCGACTACTCCGGCCGGAGCGGGCCCCGATAACGCCGACCAAACGCCCGTTGGCGTTGGTGACCTAGCGAATGTACAGGCCGAAGCAGAAGCGGCCCCGGAAGCCGATGTGGCTACGGCCGCCCACGACCTGGAAGCCAGCATCTCGGCCATGAGCAGCCGGGGAACGCCCGGTAAAGCAGTAGCTGCTTCGGCTACAACCCTGGCCGCTACTCCGGAAACGGAAGCAGCTCCCGTATTCGCCAATCGGTTCTATTCACCCCTTGTCCTCAATATAGCTAAAGAAGAGGGGGTTTCGCGCGATGAACTCGACCGCATACCCGGTTCTGGAGCCGATAACCGCGTTACGAAGAAAGACATTCTGGCTTACGTAAGCAATCGCGCGGAAGCCCCCCAGGCTCAGCCCGCTTCTATACCGGCCGAAGCGGCTCCTGCCCTAACCCGCAGTGAACCGCAACCAGTCCCGGCGACGCCAGTCAATGGAAAAACCAATGGCTCCATCAGTGGGCAGACCGACATCATCCAGATGGACCGAATGCGCAAGATGATTGCGCAGCGGATGGTCGAGTCGAAGCAGACATCGCCCCATGTCAGCTCGTTTGTCGAAGCCGACCTGACGCCCGTGGTGCAATGGCGGACGCGTATGAAAGATCAGTTTAAGCAGCAGACCGGCGAAAACCTCACCTACACGCCTATTCTGGTTGAAGCCATTGTCAAAGCCATCAAAGACTTTCCGATGATCAACGTCTCGGTGGAAGGCGATTCGATCATCGTTAAGAAATCAGTTAATATTGGCATGGCCGTGGCCCTGCCAAATGGTAACCTGATTGTTCCGGTCATTCATGATGCTGACCAGTATAATCTGGTTGGCCTGACCCGAAAGGTGAACGACCTGACCAAACGCGCCCGCGAGAATAAACTCACCGCCGATGATCTGGCGGGCGGCACCTATACGATCTCGAATATTGGCACCTTCGGAAACCTGATGGGGACGCCTATTATTGTACAGCCGCAGGTAGCCATTATGGCCTTTGGTGCGATCGTCAAAAAACCCGCCGTCATCGAAACGCCCCAGGGCGATTTCATCGGCATCCGGCAGTTGATGTTCCTGTCGCACTCCTACGACCACCGCGTAGTCGATGGCTCGCTGGGTGGGCAGTTTGTCCGGCGTGTTGCGGATTATCTGGAACAGTTTGACCTGGAACGCCGGTTGTAA
- a CDS encoding competence/damage-inducible protein A, protein MTNSIRAEVVTIGDEILFGQITDTNTQWISTELTNIGIRTVRKSSVGDQTEAILQILHEAHQRADVIIITGGLGPTKDDITKKTLCTYFSVELVRNQTALALVTQFFEKRGREMTDLNRGQADLPANAVYMQNDWGTAPGMWFDYEGRVYVSLPGVPFEMKHLMANRILPKLRASFETPVIKHKMILTAGIGESFLAERIETWEDALPPHIRLAYLPSFGGVRLRLTATGQDEAVLDRELAEQVENVLPLIEKNVYGYDDDTLESVIGYLLLRQNLTLATAESCTGGFVASRITSVPGSSAYFWGSIIAYSNDVKVNQLGVKPETLEQFGAVSEETIRQMAEGVRKTLGTDVGIATSGIAGPDGGTPDKPVGTIWIACAIPDRTVTRLLKLGQYRDQNIQLTTTYLLNLLRETISENVNG, encoded by the coding sequence ATGACCAACTCCATCCGGGCCGAAGTAGTTACTATCGGCGACGAAATTCTATTCGGACAGATCACCGATACCAACACGCAGTGGATTAGTACCGAATTAACCAATATTGGTATTCGCACCGTGCGCAAGTCGTCAGTAGGCGATCAGACAGAAGCCATTCTGCAGATTCTGCACGAAGCCCACCAGCGCGCCGATGTTATCATTATAACAGGGGGCCTGGGGCCAACAAAAGACGACATCACTAAAAAAACGCTCTGCACGTATTTTAGCGTCGAGCTGGTTCGCAATCAAACGGCCCTGGCGCTGGTTACCCAGTTTTTTGAAAAGCGGGGCCGTGAAATGACCGATCTGAACCGGGGCCAGGCTGATCTGCCCGCCAATGCAGTTTATATGCAGAACGACTGGGGCACCGCACCGGGCATGTGGTTTGACTACGAAGGGCGGGTGTACGTATCACTGCCGGGCGTGCCGTTTGAAATGAAGCACCTCATGGCCAACCGGATTCTGCCCAAACTGCGCGCGAGTTTTGAAACGCCGGTTATCAAGCATAAAATGATCCTGACGGCCGGTATTGGCGAATCGTTTCTGGCTGAGCGAATTGAAACCTGGGAAGACGCCCTGCCTCCGCATATCCGGCTGGCGTATCTGCCCAGTTTTGGCGGGGTTCGGTTGCGACTGACAGCCACGGGCCAGGATGAAGCCGTGCTTGATCGGGAACTGGCCGAACAGGTTGAGAACGTTCTGCCCCTGATCGAGAAGAACGTGTATGGCTACGATGACGATACGCTGGAGAGCGTAATCGGCTATCTCCTGCTTCGTCAAAACCTGACCCTCGCAACCGCCGAAAGCTGTACGGGCGGCTTCGTTGCTAGCCGAATCACCAGCGTACCGGGTTCATCGGCCTATTTCTGGGGCAGCATCATCGCCTATAGCAACGACGTAAAAGTGAATCAACTGGGCGTAAAGCCGGAAACGCTGGAGCAGTTTGGCGCGGTCAGCGAAGAAACCATCCGGCAGATGGCGGAAGGTGTTCGGAAAACTCTGGGCACAGATGTTGGCATTGCAACGAGCGGTATTGCCGGCCCCGACGGTGGCACACCCGACAAACCCGTTGGCACCATCTGGATTGCCTGCGCCATACCCGACCGGACCGTTACGCGCCTGCTGAAACTCGGTCAGTACCGCGACCAGAATATCCAGCTTACCACGACTTATCTGCTAAATTTGCTGCGGGAAACAATCAGCGAAAACGTCAACGGATGA
- a CDS encoding DUF4197 domain-containing protein: MKKKAIGAALVAISLSTTLYAQDSTRKQSSGSGIFGRILDAVTQPAGASGSLTGSDIAAGLKEALRVGINKGADQASAKDGYFKNALIRIAFPPEAQQVATRLRQIGLGPQVDKFELSLNRAAEDAAKRAKPVFISAITQMTIQDAVGILRGQDDAATQYLRRTSGQQLVAEFTPIIDSTLKTNRATRYYSDLVNTYNKLPFVQKANPNLTEYATSKAVDGLFILVAQEEKKIRENPAARITELLKRVFGGQ; the protein is encoded by the coding sequence ATGAAGAAAAAGGCAATAGGAGCCGCTCTGGTGGCCATTTCGTTAAGTACGACACTGTATGCACAGGATAGCACCCGGAAACAATCGTCTGGTAGCGGCATATTTGGCAGAATACTGGATGCCGTAACGCAGCCTGCGGGCGCGTCGGGTAGTCTGACCGGCAGCGACATTGCGGCTGGTTTAAAAGAAGCCCTGCGGGTCGGGATTAACAAAGGTGCTGATCAGGCATCGGCGAAAGATGGATACTTCAAAAACGCACTGATCCGGATTGCGTTTCCACCCGAAGCCCAGCAGGTGGCTACGCGCCTGCGCCAGATTGGGCTGGGGCCGCAGGTCGACAAGTTTGAGCTGTCGCTGAACCGGGCTGCGGAAGATGCCGCCAAACGAGCGAAGCCCGTATTCATCAGCGCTATTACGCAGATGACCATTCAGGATGCTGTTGGCATTCTGCGCGGGCAGGACGACGCGGCTACGCAGTATCTGCGCCGTACATCGGGCCAGCAACTGGTGGCCGAGTTTACGCCCATCATTGACAGCACCCTGAAAACCAACCGGGCAACGCGTTACTACAGTGATCTGGTGAATACCTACAACAAACTGCCTTTCGTGCAGAAAGCTAATCCGAACCTGACGGAGTACGCGACCAGTAAGGCTGTTGACGGTCTGTTTATTCTGGTGGCGCAGGAAGAAAAGAAAATTCGCGAGAATCCGGCCGCC